A window of the Brassica napus cultivar Da-Ae chromosome C5, Da-Ae, whole genome shotgun sequence genome harbors these coding sequences:
- the LOC106431651 gene encoding transcription factor RSL3: protein MDVFVDGELESLLGMFNFDQCSSSKEERPRDEMLGLASLYNDHLHHHQNNLPPSDHHALLNHDMFPFSAMMGGNLTTMLDSWDQNQLQETAPLKRKQLNVDNLHNSNSNCDVTRQELVKAKKKQRVSQESNTVEESNSSDDEKASVTSVKGKTRATKGTATDPQSLYARKRREKINERLKTLQNLVPNGTKVDISTMLEEAVHYVKFLQLQIKLLSSDDLWMYAPLAYNGLDMGFHHNLLSRLM from the exons ATGGATGTTTTTGTTGATGGTGAATTGGAGTCTCTCTTAGGTATGTTCAACTTTGATCAATGTTCATCATCTAAGGAGGAGAGACCACGAGATGAGATGCTTGGCCTCGCTAGCCTTTACAatgatcatcttcatcatcatcagaacaATCTCCCGCCTTCTGATCATCATGCTCTCCTAAATCATGATATGTTCCCATTTAGCGCAATGATGGGAGGGAACCTTACGACCATGCTCGATTCTTGGGATCAAAACCAACTCCAAGAAACGGCACCGCTCAAGAGGAAACAACTTAACGTAGATAATCTACACAATTCTAACTCTAACTGTGACGTCACAAGACAA GAGCTTGTCAAAGCCAAGAAAAAGCAGAGGGTAAGCCAGGAAAGCAATACAGTCGAAGAAAGCAACAGCTCAGATGATGAGAAGGCTTCGGTCACAAGTGTTAAAGGCAAAACAAGAGCCACCAAAGGGACAGCTACTGATCCTCAAAGCCTTTATGCTCGG AAACGTAGAGAGAAGATTAACGAAAGGCTCAAGACATTACAAAACCTTGTACCAAACGGGACAAAAGTCGATATAAGCACTATGCTTGAAGAAGCTGTCCACTACGTAAAGTTCTTGCAGCTTCAAATCAAG TTGTTGAGCTCGGATGATCTATGGATGTACGCACCGTTGGCTTACAATGGACTCGACATGGGATTCCATCACAACCTTTTGTCTCGGCTTATGTGA